One segment of Terriglobales bacterium DNA contains the following:
- a CDS encoding MdtA/MuxA family multidrug efflux RND transporter periplasmic adaptor subunit → MHKTIKTFISLSVGSFICFAWIGCNSVSTQQKASAATTRPVSVTVAKAGRQDLPVYLTGLGSVTASNTVSIKSRVDGQLVTVAFKEGQQVRKGDLLAVIDPRPFEVQLSQAQAQLFKDQAQLHDAKLNLDRFTGLVPAGIISQQQLDTQHALVDQLEGAVRSDQAQIDNVKLQLIYCHIIAPISGRIGLRLVDSGNMVHASDPNALLVITQVEPIAVLFTLPEDNLPAVAQHLKQAPLQVEAYSRDDQTKLATGTLLTIDNEIDPATGTGRLKAMFDNKDGSLWPNQFVNVQLLLEVRKNSTVVPNVAVQHGPQGTFVYVVKTESQTAEMRSVSVGLTQGNLAAITNGLAPGELVVTDGQDKLQNNSKVDYQMGGGGPKGKSGAGSQSGTPQSGARTSRIADSGTPASS, encoded by the coding sequence ATGCATAAAACGATCAAAACGTTTATTTCATTAAGTGTTGGTTCCTTCATTTGCTTTGCCTGGATAGGTTGCAACAGCGTTTCCACACAACAAAAGGCCAGCGCAGCGACCACCCGGCCGGTTTCTGTCACGGTCGCCAAAGCTGGCCGGCAGGATTTGCCGGTTTATCTGACCGGTCTTGGTTCTGTTACGGCCTCCAACACCGTCAGCATCAAAAGCCGCGTGGATGGGCAACTGGTTACAGTTGCTTTCAAAGAAGGACAGCAGGTCAGAAAGGGAGACTTGCTGGCGGTGATTGATCCGCGCCCATTTGAAGTGCAACTCAGCCAGGCCCAGGCGCAATTGTTCAAAGACCAGGCCCAGCTCCACGACGCCAAATTAAATCTCGACCGCTTTACCGGGCTGGTACCTGCGGGAATCATCTCGCAACAACAGTTGGATACGCAACACGCCCTGGTGGACCAACTGGAAGGGGCGGTTCGTTCCGATCAGGCGCAGATTGATAACGTCAAGCTGCAACTTATCTACTGTCATATCATCGCGCCCATAAGCGGCCGCATTGGTTTGCGGCTGGTTGATTCGGGGAACATGGTGCACGCCTCTGATCCCAATGCTCTGCTGGTTATCACGCAGGTCGAGCCGATTGCGGTTCTGTTTACCTTGCCGGAAGATAATCTTCCCGCAGTGGCCCAGCACCTGAAGCAAGCGCCGCTGCAGGTAGAAGCCTACAGCCGCGACGACCAAACCAAGCTGGCCACAGGAACTTTGCTGACTATTGATAATGAGATTGATCCCGCCACCGGCACAGGCCGCCTCAAAGCCATGTTCGATAACAAAGATGGCTCCCTGTGGCCCAATCAATTCGTGAACGTCCAATTGCTTTTAGAGGTGCGCAAGAACAGCACAGTTGTCCCTAACGTTGCCGTTCAGCATGGTCCGCAGGGAACGTTTGTGTATGTGGTCAAGACCGAGAGTCAGACGGCGGAAATGCGGAGCGTTTCCGTCGGCCTCACACAGGGCAACCTGGCCGCGATTACAAACGGTCTTGCACCCGGAGAGTTGGTCGTCACCGACGGACAGGACAAGCTGCAAAATAACAGCAAGGTTGATTATCAGATGGGCGGCGGTGGTCCAAAGGGCAAGAGCGGCGCTGGATCCCAATCTGGAACACCGCAATCAGGCGCACGAACGTCGCGAATAGCAGACTCGGGAACTCCGGCGTCATCATGA
- a CDS encoding multidrug efflux RND transporter permease subunit: MTPSRLFILRPVATSLLTIGLLLVGIVAYQQLPVSALPEVDYPTIQVMTFYPGADPDVMTSSVTAPLERQFGQVPGLSQMTSTSSFGSSIITLQFNLDQNIDVAEQEVQAAINSGSTYLPRDLPNPPIYSKVNPADAPIITLGLTSDTLALSKVEDLADTQLAQKISQLPGVGLVSISGGQKPAVRIQANPTALASYGLSLEDLRTALGQANVDQAKGVLEGPRQSYTIGANDQLLSSEQYRPIIIAYKNGAPVRLSDVATVIDSAENVKQAAWMNLAPAVIMNIQRQPGANIITVVDKIKKLLPQLQGTLPSSVKVAILTDRTQTIRASVQDVQFELMLTIALVVMVIFLFLRNVAATVIPGVAVPLSIVGTFGIMYLLGYSLNNLTLMALTISTGFVVDDAIVMIENINRFLEQGDSPLEAALKGSGQIGFTIISLTVSLIAVLIPLLFIGDIVGRLFREFAVTLAVTILVSAAISLSLTPMMCAKLLKAKGSNAHGRFYETSENFYQGVVAFYGRTLKWVLEHQTATLLVTVGTLVLTLLLYTAVPKGFFPVQDTGFILGISEAPASVSFDALAQRQKALAAVILQDPDVESLSSFIGIDGTNTTPNSGRIQINLKPRNVRSTTASDIIRRLQPALAQVQGIALYMQPVQDLTVEDRVSRTQYQYSIEDADPQELAQWAPKLLAKLQGLPELRDVASDQQNDGLRAELTIDRDTASRLGILPQAIDDTLYDAFGQRLVSTIYTQLNQYHVVLEAAPDFKQDPDALRNIYVKSSNGTQVPLSAFTTLQTSNAPLSINHQGQFPVVTLSFNLAPNVSLGAATKAIDQAEQEILLPTSVHSSFQGTAAAFRNSLASEPLLILAAIITVYIVLGVLYESYIHPVTILSTLPSAGVGAIVALLLTGYDLGVVALIGIILLIGIVMKNAIMMIDFALEAERVEGKPPGEAIYQACLLRFRPILMTTMTALLGGLPLALGAGTGSELRRPLGITIVGGLLLSQMLTLYTTPVVYLWFDRLSRRFERIRIGNTIEEPASAD, from the coding sequence ATGACTCCATCACGATTATTTATTTTGCGGCCGGTGGCCACGTCATTGCTGACGATTGGCCTGCTGCTGGTGGGCATTGTTGCCTATCAACAGTTGCCGGTTTCGGCCTTGCCTGAAGTGGATTATCCGACCATCCAGGTGATGACTTTTTATCCGGGAGCTGACCCGGACGTCATGACGTCCTCGGTGACCGCGCCTCTCGAACGCCAGTTCGGACAGGTCCCCGGACTCAGCCAGATGACCTCCACGAGTTCGTTTGGCAGCTCGATCATCACGCTGCAATTCAATCTTGACCAGAACATTGATGTAGCTGAGCAGGAAGTGCAGGCCGCCATCAATAGCGGAAGTACGTATCTGCCGCGCGACCTGCCTAACCCGCCCATTTACAGCAAAGTGAACCCGGCAGATGCGCCTATCATTACGCTGGGACTTACATCGGACACACTGGCCCTATCAAAAGTAGAAGATCTGGCCGATACGCAACTGGCACAGAAGATTTCGCAGTTGCCCGGTGTTGGACTGGTCTCAATCAGCGGCGGTCAAAAACCTGCCGTTCGTATTCAAGCCAATCCAACGGCACTCGCTTCCTATGGTTTAAGTCTGGAAGACCTGCGTACGGCCTTGGGGCAGGCAAACGTTGACCAGGCCAAGGGAGTGCTGGAGGGGCCACGGCAGTCCTACACCATTGGGGCCAACGATCAACTGCTTTCGAGCGAGCAGTACCGGCCCATCATTATTGCGTACAAAAACGGGGCGCCGGTGCGTCTCTCAGACGTGGCCACCGTGATTGATAGCGCGGAAAACGTCAAGCAGGCTGCATGGATGAACCTGGCCCCGGCGGTCATCATGAATATCCAGCGCCAGCCCGGGGCCAACATCATCACCGTGGTGGATAAGATCAAGAAGCTGCTGCCACAACTTCAGGGAACTTTGCCTTCTTCGGTCAAGGTTGCCATTCTCACGGACCGTACCCAGACCATCCGTGCCTCGGTGCAGGACGTGCAGTTCGAGCTGATGCTTACCATTGCGCTGGTGGTGATGGTGATCTTTCTCTTCCTGAGAAATGTTGCGGCAACGGTCATCCCTGGTGTGGCTGTGCCTCTTTCCATTGTGGGAACGTTCGGGATAATGTATCTGCTGGGCTACAGCCTCAACAATCTGACTCTGATGGCGCTTACCATCTCCACTGGATTTGTTGTGGATGATGCCATCGTCATGATCGAGAACATCAACCGCTTTCTCGAACAAGGCGACTCACCCCTGGAGGCCGCACTCAAAGGGTCAGGACAGATTGGCTTCACCATCATTTCTCTTACCGTCTCGCTCATTGCTGTGCTCATTCCGTTGCTCTTCATCGGAGACATCGTGGGCCGGCTGTTCCGTGAATTTGCCGTAACCCTGGCGGTGACCATCCTGGTTTCGGCGGCGATCTCGCTAAGCCTGACGCCGATGATGTGCGCCAAACTGCTGAAGGCCAAGGGCAGCAACGCGCACGGACGCTTCTACGAGACCTCCGAAAATTTCTATCAAGGCGTGGTTGCTTTTTATGGACGCACGCTCAAGTGGGTCCTTGAGCATCAAACTGCGACCTTGCTGGTCACTGTGGGAACGCTTGTGTTGACCTTGCTTCTTTATACCGCCGTGCCCAAGGGGTTCTTTCCCGTGCAGGATACAGGTTTCATTTTAGGAATCTCAGAGGCTCCTGCAAGCGTTTCTTTTGACGCCCTGGCACAACGCCAGAAGGCGCTGGCAGCCGTGATTCTGCAAGACCCGGATGTCGAGAGCCTCTCTTCTTTTATAGGCATTGACGGCACCAATACCACGCCCAACAGCGGCCGCATTCAGATTAATCTAAAACCTCGCAACGTGCGCAGTACCACTGCTTCGGATATTATCCGCAGACTTCAGCCCGCGCTTGCCCAGGTGCAGGGAATCGCCCTCTACATGCAGCCGGTGCAGGACCTGACGGTCGAAGATCGCGTCAGCCGGACGCAATACCAATACTCTATCGAAGACGCCGACCCGCAGGAGCTGGCGCAGTGGGCGCCGAAGTTGCTTGCCAAGTTACAAGGCCTGCCGGAGCTGCGCGATGTTGCCAGCGACCAGCAGAACGATGGCTTGCGAGCTGAATTGACGATTGACCGGGATACGGCTTCGCGTCTGGGCATTTTGCCGCAGGCGATTGATGACACGCTGTATGACGCCTTCGGCCAGCGGCTGGTTTCAACCATCTATACCCAGTTGAACCAGTATCACGTAGTGCTGGAGGCGGCGCCCGACTTTAAGCAAGATCCGGATGCGTTGAGGAACATCTACGTGAAGTCAAGCAATGGCACGCAAGTGCCGCTTTCGGCCTTTACCACTTTGCAGACTTCCAACGCGCCACTCTCGATTAACCATCAGGGACAGTTTCCGGTAGTGACGCTTTCCTTTAATCTCGCGCCCAACGTTTCACTCGGTGCAGCCACGAAAGCCATTGACCAGGCGGAGCAGGAGATCCTCTTGCCCACAAGCGTGCATTCCAGCTTCCAGGGGACGGCGGCGGCCTTCCGCAATTCGCTCGCTTCGGAGCCTTTGCTGATTCTTGCGGCGATCATCACGGTCTACATTGTGCTGGGCGTGCTGTATGAAAGCTATATTCATCCCGTCACCATTCTTTCTACGTTGCCCTCGGCGGGCGTGGGCGCCATCGTGGCCCTTCTGCTGACGGGCTATGACCTGGGTGTGGTGGCGCTGATAGGAATCATCCTGCTGATTGGCATCGTAATGAAGAACGCCATCATGATGATTGATTTTGCCCTCGAGGCCGAGCGCGTGGAAGGAAAGCCGCCCGGAGAGGCGATCTATCAAGCTTGTCTGTTGCGTTTCCGGCCCATCCTGATGACTACCATGACCGCTTTGCTCGGCGGTCTGCCGCTTGCCCTCGGCGCCGGGACCGGCTCGGAGCTACGCCGTCCGCTGGGCATTACCATTGTGGGCGGCCTTCTGTTGAGCCAAATGCTCACGCTTTATACGACTCCGGTGGTTTACCTCTGGTTCGACCGGCTCTCCCGAAGATTTGAGCGCATACGAATCGGCAATACCATTGAGGAACCCGCATCGGCGGATTAG